The Immundisolibacter sp. region AATGCTCGACCGCGTTCGTCCACTGTGCCGGTTCAAGATGGATGCCCAGAAAATCGGCGATGCGCCGCATCTGGCCAGCGAGGTCGCGTTTGAGGTCGGCGTAGTGCAGGAACAGCAGGTTTGGCAGGTGACGAATTTCCCACCACGACCGAACGCTGGAGAAAAACGGCCAGAACGGCGCGCCGTCGTGCTCCAGCCACAGGCTGAACGCCTCGCTGGCGCTGTCGGCCGGCGGCGGCATGGGCGGCCCGACCCGGCCGGGGGTTTCGTTGAGCATCTGGTACCAGGGCGGCAAGGCGCTGGCGTGGTGGTTGTAGAGGCTGACCACCACGTCACGCCCATCCCGACCGATGTAGATGTACTTGGCACGCGGCGAGTACACCAGCGCATCGACCGGCAGGTGCGTTTTGATAAAGCGGCGGTGCTGCTGCGCCGCCAGCATGGCGTGTTTGACCGCGGTTGGCGGCGCCCGCAGGTCCAACCATGGCGAGATGTCATGGATCGGCACGTCGGCGGCACCACCGAACACCAGTTGCCCCATGATCTGCTGGGTCCAGGTCGTACCGGCCTTGGCATAGGTGGCGATGACGATGTCGTTATCGCGAAACGCGAAGTCATTCCAGGCGGTGGAATCGAAATGATGGTTGTGCAGCTCGCGCGTCTTCAGCGGCCAGCCGTCGCGCCATTCGACCATGTTGGAACCCTCCCAGCGGATTGAAACGAATCAGGTACGTCCTGTGCGACCCCGTCCGGCGCGCCGCATATCGTCGATCAAGAAAGCAATCATCGCACTGGCGGCTTGGAGTCGGCCGCTGCTTCGCCGACGCCGCCATTGACCTCGACCGGCTGATCCGGGTCGGCCTCCAGCGCCACGTCCTGAGCGGCCAGC contains the following coding sequences:
- a CDS encoding sulfotransferase domain-containing protein, with product MVEWRDGWPLKTRELHNHHFDSTAWNDFAFRDNDIVIATYAKAGTTWTQQIMGQLVFGGAADVPIHDISPWLDLRAPPTAVKHAMLAAQQHRRFIKTHLPVDALVYSPRAKYIYIGRDGRDVVVSLYNHHASALPPWYQMLNETPGRVGPPMPPPADSASEAFSLWLEHDGAPFWPFFSSVRSWWEIRHLPNLLFLHYADLKRDLAGQMRRIADFLGIHLEPAQWTNAVEHCGFEYMRAHGDYAVPAGGQLWRDGASSFLHRGQVGRWRELLTSEQSDAYERRVLAELGAECAGWLAQGGDIVDAGVPA